A stretch of Halichondria panicea chromosome 1, odHalPani1.1, whole genome shotgun sequence DNA encodes these proteins:
- the LOC135349585 gene encoding uncharacterized protein LOC135349585 isoform X1 encodes MYSSYYFTCTHMHAHTNVWCNMLESHLTMSAAGENNPQRENKTTQSNSCDNALVQSAGVDCLTSLCQLLERMILRGRIKQHNPMYYVTESEALLSGDLEDEQSTLCSCGIDPGPSVFGVVHRIHDDPTHTDQQMYSCGSLAPKMRRGGCMDSHYHKLGEPWEKIPSPAGELSSVSGCGDLMSSLLPLCAQTLQHRHYPKHINLLETLLKLESGQV; translated from the exons ATGTACTCCAGTTattattttacatgtacacacatgcatgcacacacaaatgtCTGGTGCAATATGCTGGAGTCTCACCTCACTATGTCAGCTGCTGGGGAGAATAATCCTCAGAGGGAGAATAAAACAACACAATCCAAT AGCTGTGACAATGCCCTGGTGCAGTCTGCTGGAGTGGACTGTCtcacctcactctgtcagctgcTAGAGAGAATGATCCTCAGAGGGAGAATAAAACAACACAATCCAAT GTACTATGTGACTGAGAGTGAGGCTCTACTCTCAGGAGACCTGGAGGATGAACAGAGCACTTtgtg CTCCTGTGGTATTGATCCTGGACCGTCTGTGTTTGGTGTGGTACATCGTATCCATGACGACCCGACTCATACAGACCAGCAGATGTACTCGTGTGGTTCACTGGCTCCCAAAATGAGGAGGGGAGGATGTATGGactcacactatcacaagcTGGGAGAGCCGTGGGAGAAGA TTCCTTCTCCTGCTGGAGAGCTGAGTAGtgtaagtgggtgtggtgacctAATGTcttccctcctccccctctgtgctcagacactacaacacagacactaccctaaacacatcaacctcctggagacactgctcaaactg GAATCTGGACAAGTCTGA
- the LOC135349585 gene encoding uncharacterized protein LOC135349585 isoform X2, with protein MYSSYYFTCTHMHAHTNVWCNMLESHLTMSAAGENNPQRENKTTQSNSCDNALVQSAGVDCLTSLCQLLERMILRGRIKQHNPMYYVTESEALLSGDLEDEQSTLCSCGIDPGPSVFGVVHRIHDDPTHTDQQMYSCGSLAPKMRRGGCMDSHYHKLGEPWEKSEGSFSCWRAE; from the exons ATGTACTCCAGTTattattttacatgtacacacatgcatgcacacacaaatgtCTGGTGCAATATGCTGGAGTCTCACCTCACTATGTCAGCTGCTGGGGAGAATAATCCTCAGAGGGAGAATAAAACAACACAATCCAAT AGCTGTGACAATGCCCTGGTGCAGTCTGCTGGAGTGGACTGTCtcacctcactctgtcagctgcTAGAGAGAATGATCCTCAGAGGGAGAATAAAACAACACAATCCAAT GTACTATGTGACTGAGAGTGAGGCTCTACTCTCAGGAGACCTGGAGGATGAACAGAGCACTTtgtg CTCCTGTGGTATTGATCCTGGACCGTCTGTGTTTGGTGTGGTACATCGTATCCATGACGACCCGACTCATACAGACCAGCAGATGTACTCGTGTGGTTCACTGGCTCCCAAAATGAGGAGGGGAGGATGTATGGactcacactatcacaagcTGGGAGAGCCGTGGGAGAAGAGTGAGGg TTCCTTCTCCTGCTGGAGAGCTGAGTAG
- the LOC135349496 gene encoding uncharacterized protein LOC135349496, with product MSTTLSVLWLPTVPGAVQQLSTTLGLVSIIVLYTQFQLILSSSCPALTNPVNGAFEPVASRLPGSTVTIQCGDGYVSAVTMVTCEGILMWSPDPEAIECTLLTTPTPTTTPSINCTASLSSPRNGTISDHSVPAIPGTQVTFQCDDELFPEGIMTATCLATGKWDEEIVCRAAPCNCASLSDGSRFDAAVSISVVVTTVVFTIIGLLIGLLIMYLLMKAVYSPAAKEQANVGPTIPAGPVYEEVSPKEEIELNTNQAYGPVGL from the exons ATGTCGACTACAttgtcagtgttgtggctaccaactgtgccGGGAGCAGTACAACAGCTGAGCACAACTTTAGGATTGGTAAGTattattgttttgtacacacagTTTCAACTGATCCTCTCAAGCAGCTGTCCTGCATTGACCAACCCCGTGAATGGAGCCTTTGAACCAGTCGCCAGCAGATTACCAGGATCCACAGTAACCATCCAGTGTGGCGATGGGTATGTGTCTGCTGTTACAatggtgacatgtgagggtatactgatgtggagtccagaccctgaggctattgagtgtacattactaaccacacctactccTACAACTA CTCCTTCAATAAACTGCACAGCTTCCCTATCCTCACCAAGGAATGGCACCATCAGTGATCATTCAGTACCAGCTATTCCCGGTACACAAGTGACCTTCCAGTGCGACGATGAACTGTTCCCTGAGGGAATAATGACTGCTACCTGTCTAGCTACAGGAAAGTGGGACGAGGAGATCGTCTGCAGAG CTGCTCCTTGTAATTGTGCCAGCCTATCTGATGGGAGTCGATTTGATGCAGCTGTCTCCATCAGCGTGGTTGTCACGACAGTTGTGTTCACAATTATTGGATTGTTGATAGGACTCTTGATCATGTATTTGCTCATGAAGGCAGTGTACTCCCCAGCAGCTAAAGAGCAAGCTAATGTAGGACCCACTAtaccagctggtcctgtttatgaggaggtgtcacccaaagaggagattgaactgaatactaaccaggcgtatggaccagtaggactgtga
- the LOC135348919 gene encoding uncharacterized protein LOC135348919 isoform X1, with protein sequence MNGAFGPVSSLPGSIVTIQCDAGYVSAVTMVTCEGTLMWSPDPEAIECTSLITTPAPTTRELAPPINCTAPLSPPRNGTISDHSVPAIPGTHVTFQCDDGLLPDGITTATCLTTGEWNKIPGEIVCRNESSVAVTRGNVAGGVVGGIVIMLLIILGAIVMLVVFRRMGKKSVRLKSNDSMEMNDYQPPAADEEGYNRVTHDLNPASLTYNGVTINSEKAIGVNEERYSVMNSGQSAQRLPGYGQISNVATLEPVVYAVLSSNQKSNTTSTATANQHQVTYATVDIDATKKQAATLPASPTVPADVDKLLDIDEALVQIRSMKHKWRELAETVRLPETLIQQIEDSCCDDSAGCLTEVINQWSCSGQPTWRELGDHLSKIGEEQLSKELLTIYGTMTDDGPGLLNILTPPRPPKSPGEMVPARPPKPAPNSEPPAPPRPFKQYTKH encoded by the exons ATGAATGGAGCGTTTGGACCAGTCTCCAGTTTGCCAGGATCCATAgtaaccatccagtgtgatGCTGGGTATGTGTCTGCTGTTACAatggtgacatgtgagggtacactgatgtggagtccagaccctgaggctattgagtgtacatCACTAATTACCACACCTGCTCCCACAACTCGTGAGTTGG CTCCTCCAATAAACTGCACAGCTCCACTATCCCCACCACGGAATGGCACCATCAGTGACCATTCAGTACCAGCTATTCCTGGTACTCATGTGACCTTCCAGTGTGACGATGGACTGTTACCTGACGGTATAACGACTGCCACCTGTCTAACTACAGGAGAGTGGAACAAGATCCCAGGGGAGATTGTCTGCAGAAATGAATCCA GTGTGGCAGTAACACGTGGGAACGTTGCTGGAGGTGTTGTTGGTGGTATAGTAATCATGTTACTCATCATTTTAGGGGCAATAGTTATGTTAGTGGTTTTCAGAAGAATGGGAAAAA AAAGCGTAAGACTCAAATCAAATGACAGTATGGAAATGAATGAT TACCAGCCTCCAGCAGCAGACGAAGAAGGTTACAACAGAGTCACTCATGATTTG AACCCTGCTTCATTAACCTACAATGGTGTTACCATCAACAGTGAAAAG GCAATAGGTGTCAATGAAGAGAGATACAGTGTAATGAACAGTGGACAG AGCGCTCAGAGGCTACCTGGCTATGGACAGATCAGTAATGTG GCCACATTGGAGCCAGTCGTCTATGCTGTCCTTAGCTCCAACCAGAAAAGCAACACGACTAGTACTGCCACAGCGAATCAACATCAGGTGACCTACGCCACTGTGGATATTGATGCCACTAAGAAACAAGCAGCCACCCTCCCCGCCAGCCCAACAG TCCCGGCTGATGTAGACAAACTCCTGGACATTGACGAGGCCTTGGTGCAAATCCGGTCAATGAAACACAAGTGGAGGGAGCTGGCTGAGACTGTGAGGCTGCCAGAGACATTGATTCAACAG ATTGAGGATTCATGTTGCGATGACAGTGCTGGCTGCTTGACGGAGGTGATTAACCAATGGAGTTGTTCTGGACAACCAACATGGAGGGAGCTGGGTGatcatctcagtaagatcggAGAAGAGCAACTGTCAAAGGAACTCCTGACTATCTACGGGACTA TGACCGATGATGGCCCTGGACTACTAAATATACTCACGCCCCCACGCCCTCCTAAATC ACCTGGTGAGATGGTTCCAGCCCGTCCCCCTAAACCAGCCCCTAACAGCGAACCCCCGGCACCTCCACGCCCCTTTAAACAATACACCAAGCACTAG
- the LOC135348919 gene encoding uncharacterized protein LOC135348919 isoform X2, whose product MNGAFGPVSSLPGSIVTIQCDAGYVSAVTMVTCEGTLMWSPDPEAIECTSLITTPAPTTPPPINCTAPLSPPRNGTISDHSVPAIPGTHVTFQCDDGLLPDGITTATCLTTGEWNKIPGEIVCRNESSVAVTRGNVAGGVVGGIVIMLLIILGAIVMLVVFRRMGKKSVRLKSNDSMEMNDYQPPAADEEGYNRVTHDLNPASLTYNGVTINSEKAIGVNEERYSVMNSGQSAQRLPGYGQISNVATLEPVVYAVLSSNQKSNTTSTATANQHQVTYATVDIDATKKQAATLPASPTVPADVDKLLDIDEALVQIRSMKHKWRELAETVRLPETLIQQIEDSCCDDSAGCLTEVINQWSCSGQPTWRELGDHLSKIGEEQLSKELLTIYGTMTDDGPGLLNILTPPRPPKSPGEMVPARPPKPAPNSEPPAPPRPFKQYTKH is encoded by the exons ATGAATGGAGCGTTTGGACCAGTCTCCAGTTTGCCAGGATCCATAgtaaccatccagtgtgatGCTGGGTATGTGTCTGCTGTTACAatggtgacatgtgagggtacactgatgtggagtccagaccctgaggctattgagtgtacatCACTAATTACCACACCTGCTCCCACAACTC CTCCTCCAATAAACTGCACAGCTCCACTATCCCCACCACGGAATGGCACCATCAGTGACCATTCAGTACCAGCTATTCCTGGTACTCATGTGACCTTCCAGTGTGACGATGGACTGTTACCTGACGGTATAACGACTGCCACCTGTCTAACTACAGGAGAGTGGAACAAGATCCCAGGGGAGATTGTCTGCAGAAATGAATCCA GTGTGGCAGTAACACGTGGGAACGTTGCTGGAGGTGTTGTTGGTGGTATAGTAATCATGTTACTCATCATTTTAGGGGCAATAGTTATGTTAGTGGTTTTCAGAAGAATGGGAAAAA AAAGCGTAAGACTCAAATCAAATGACAGTATGGAAATGAATGAT TACCAGCCTCCAGCAGCAGACGAAGAAGGTTACAACAGAGTCACTCATGATTTG AACCCTGCTTCATTAACCTACAATGGTGTTACCATCAACAGTGAAAAG GCAATAGGTGTCAATGAAGAGAGATACAGTGTAATGAACAGTGGACAG AGCGCTCAGAGGCTACCTGGCTATGGACAGATCAGTAATGTG GCCACATTGGAGCCAGTCGTCTATGCTGTCCTTAGCTCCAACCAGAAAAGCAACACGACTAGTACTGCCACAGCGAATCAACATCAGGTGACCTACGCCACTGTGGATATTGATGCCACTAAGAAACAAGCAGCCACCCTCCCCGCCAGCCCAACAG TCCCGGCTGATGTAGACAAACTCCTGGACATTGACGAGGCCTTGGTGCAAATCCGGTCAATGAAACACAAGTGGAGGGAGCTGGCTGAGACTGTGAGGCTGCCAGAGACATTGATTCAACAG ATTGAGGATTCATGTTGCGATGACAGTGCTGGCTGCTTGACGGAGGTGATTAACCAATGGAGTTGTTCTGGACAACCAACATGGAGGGAGCTGGGTGatcatctcagtaagatcggAGAAGAGCAACTGTCAAAGGAACTCCTGACTATCTACGGGACTA TGACCGATGATGGCCCTGGACTACTAAATATACTCACGCCCCCACGCCCTCCTAAATC ACCTGGTGAGATGGTTCCAGCCCGTCCCCCTAAACCAGCCCCTAACAGCGAACCCCCGGCACCTCCACGCCCCTTTAAACAATACACCAAGCACTAG